DNA sequence from the Leptospirillum ferrooxidans C2-3 genome:
ATGATGGAAACTCCTCCCAATAGCTTCTGGTCTTTTTGAGAGCGGACGATCCCGTATAGGGTGGATGACTTTGATAGAGCAGGTGTGTTCTGGGCTTTGGGGGAAGCAGGATTGTCGGCTGCATTGGCCGTTCCGGATGCCCCAAGCGCAAACAAGGCCAAGGAAACGGAGGCACATTTCCTTGTAAAGGTTCGTTTCATGATGGACTCCAATGGTTTTTGACATCAAGTTGTTTTTAGAAAGATAGATAGGTGTTCTGGAATGAAAGCGGATGCATGGTAGGAAAAGTCTGTTACGGGAAGATTTGAAATGCATCAAGATGGGAATATGTTCAGATTGTTTTTGAGCTTTGATTTCCGCTATGGAAGGGATGTTTTGAAAGTCAAAGAGATATTGGCTTGCCAAGGAAGACCAGATGGGGCCCATTTTTAGAATGGATCTGAAATCAAAAGGAACTTCTGTTCCATTGAGATATGTTCCCTCATGCAGCAGGAAGAAGGCCCATGCGGAAGGTCATGATGTCTTGACAGCCTATCGATGCACAGATAGACTTCCTTCATGGTCCCGAATGAGATGAAAGAGCGGATTATTGATGTTGCCCAAGAGCTTGTTCAATCCCGTGGGTTCAATGCGTTCAGTTACCGGGATCTGGCGGAACAAATCCTGATCAGGACGGCCAGCATCCATTATTATTTTCCCAAAAAAGATGATTTGGGTCGTGCCCTCATTCAGAGGTACCGCTCCGATTTCGAGGGGGCCATCCGGAACATCGACGATACGGAGCGATCACCAAAAGATCGCTTGTCGGCCTATCTGAAGATGTTTCTGGATCTTTCAAAAGGGGGCGCGCGTCTTTGTCTTTTTGCCGTTTTCTCTGCGGAGCTTCCGACCCTGTCGGAGACGGTTCAGGAAGAGATCAAGATTTTTTACGAGAAGAATGTCGGCTGGATCAATGAAGTGATTGATGAGGGACGATTAAGTGGTTCTTTCTCTTTTCCAGGAGAGAGCCGGGATGTCGCCTCTGCAATCTTTTCTTTTCTTGAAGGGGAAATGCTCGTTCGAAGGGTTTTCCAGGCGAAAGAGCCCTTTCCGGAAATTCCATCCGCAATCCGTATCCTGTTGTCCTGGAAGGACTGAGAAAAATCTTCAGGAATGTTGATTTCGATAGAGCCTGTTTCCGAATGAATGAGCCTATCTATCAATAGATAGTTTTATGCGGCAGACAGGCTCATCAAGGCTGTCCCGATGGTCGGGCAGTCCTAATCACCCCACTCTGAAAAGGAGGAATAATCATGTCCCAGAAACATGTTTTTGTGGTTTACTCAGGAGAGTCCGAAGCAAGTCGTGTCTATCATGCCCTGGTCTATGCCCGGCAGGCGCATCGCCGAGGAGATGAGTCCAGGCTGTTTTTTGCCGGAGCGGGATCCTATTGGCCTGAAGTTCTTGATGGGGACCATCCTGTTATGGGGGATCTTTTTAAAGAACTCAAGGACTCGGGAGTCATTGAAGGGGTGACAAAAAACTGTGCTGTGGCTTATGGACGGGATGCGGCTACAGAAAAGATCCTTCCACTGGTGTCCGGTCCGGAAGAAAGCAAAGGTCAGATCGATCTCCTTGATTATGCCGATCGTTCCTATAAAATCTGGATCTATTGAGCGTCATCGAATTGGCCAAGTCTCCCCCAGAGCTTCAAGACACTGAATGGGAAGCCTTGGCGTCTGTTCAGCGGGGACCACTCTTTTTTCTTGAGGAGAGGTCCCTGTCATTGGGAGATGAGAAAATGGGATTCTCTTGCGGCTTTCTGAAAAGCAGCATCATTCGGGGGGGATCCAAAAAAAGGAGATTGTTATCGTGAAGGGAAATATTCTCAATGATTGAAAAGGCCAGACATATATTGCCGGGACTTTTATTGACAGCTTCCATTGCCCTTGTGGCCAAGCTGATTTCTTCGCTGGATTTTTTAAAAGCCCACCTTCCCCTGGGTCCGGTTATGGTGGCTATCATTCTGGGAATTGCGGTCCGGAACCTTGTGCCTGTTCACGGAATTTTTGAAGGAGGGATCCGTTTCTCTTTCAGGCA
Encoded proteins:
- a CDS encoding TetR/AcrR family transcriptional regulator → MVPNEMKERIIDVAQELVQSRGFNAFSYRDLAEQILIRTASIHYYFPKKDDLGRALIQRYRSDFEGAIRNIDDTERSPKDRLSAYLKMFLDLSKGGARLCLFAVFSAELPTLSETVQEEIKIFYEKNVGWINEVIDEGRLSGSFSFPGESRDVASAIFSFLEGEMLVRRVFQAKEPFPEIPSAIRILLSWKD